The following are encoded in a window of Bos indicus isolate NIAB-ARS_2022 breed Sahiwal x Tharparkar chromosome 21, NIAB-ARS_B.indTharparkar_mat_pri_1.0, whole genome shotgun sequence genomic DNA:
- the MINAR1 gene encoding major intrinsically disordered Notch2-binding receptor 1, with amino-acid sequence METNQETSLFLVKILEELDSKQNTVSYQDLCKSLCARFDLSQLAKLRSVLFYTACLDPNFPATLFKDKMKCAVNNQQSKKIMVAADIVTIFNLIQMNGGAAKEKLPGGRQKMRKKDASFDSCRSDTEICSAAECEPLNCELSDRPFSRGYPTRQSSKCRKVDCKDCPQFIPASEPNFLLGVSKDVKNRAASLDRLQALAPYSVASPQPCEMQRTYFPMNLESESMSDQDSLPLPQGIKQTFISNDEPFVVQSCVQKRNIFKEDFHNLMAVSPGLASPANKAEGEHRKSQGRKESHKTPFPHHSFEMPYSSQYLNPEYSPVPDKRRAKHESLDDLQASTYFGPTPVMGPQEARRCPGKTGKQTPWPAKSWSLNTEEVPDFERSFFNRNPSEEKLRYPNSNSQTPNFPTPDRCPAYLTPQDQQPILPVGYSAKPNGLKSKEIPSPVDLEKPEPVKKFKDKSISCTSGQLSSDTSSVGTQTDLHVLEPKKGKDLCTPGQGKYSDRHAVKHSDDDSEVVSDDISDIFRFLDDMSISGSTGVMQSSCYNSTGSLSQLHKSDCDSSPEHHLTRIANGLPSSQGEKGSRPENSHHSEEELKTSVCKLVLRIGEIERKLESLSGVREEISQVLGKLNKLDQKMQQPEKVSVQIDLNSLTSEAPSDESASPRMFRAHKGAHGPKLENTADWCCSDASGSNSESLRVQALKKSLFTRPSSRSLTEENSATESKIASISNSPRDWRTITYSNRMGISEEEIKERGPGDSKDWHRKSKEADRQYDIPPQHRLPKQPKDGFLVEQVFSPHPYPASLKAHMKSNPLYTDMRLTELAEVKRGQPSWTIEEYARNSGDKGKLTALDLQTQESLNPNNLEYWMEDIYTPGYDSLLKRKEAEFRRAKVCKIAALIAAAACTVILVIVVPICTMKS; translated from the exons ATGGAGACCAACCAGGAAACGTCCCTCTTCTTGGTGAAGATCTTGGAGGAATTAGACAGTAAGCAAAATACTGTCTCCTACCAGGACCTCTGCAAATCCCTGTGCGCCCGCTTTGATCTGTCCCAGCTCGCCAAACTGCGAAGCGTGCTCTTCTATACGGCCTGTCTTGACCCCAACTTCCCAGCCACGTTATTCAAAGACAAGATGAAATGCGCTGTAAACAACCAGCAGTCCAAGAAAATCATGGTGGCCGCGGACATCGTGACCATATTCAACCTGATCCAGATGAATGGGGGTGCCGCCAAGGAGAAGCTGCCTGGAGGCCGGCAGAAGATGCGCAAGAAAGATGCCTCTTTTGACTCGTGCCGCTCAGACACGGAGATCTGCAGTGCAGCCGAGTGTGAGCCCCTCAACTGTGAGCTGAGTGACCGGCCTTTCAGCCGGGGCTACCCCACCCGCCAGTCATCCAAGTGCAGAAAGGTGGACTGCAAGGACTGTCCGCAGTTCATTCCTGCCTCTGAACCCAACTTCCTGCTGGGGGTCAGCAAAGATGTGAAAAACCGGGCAGCTTCCCTGGACAGGCTGCAGGCTCTGGCCCCATACTCCGTGGCCAGCCCTCAGCCCTGCGAGATGCAGAGAACCTACTTCCCCATGAACCTCGAGAGCGAGTCCATGTCTGATCAGGactccctgcctctcccccagGGCATCAAGCAGACCTTCATCTCCAACGACGAGCCCTTCGTGGTCCAGTCCTGTGTCCAGAAAAGGAACATCTTCAAAGAGGACTTTCACAATCTGATGGCTGTGTCCCCTGGGTTGGCCAGCCCAGCCAACAAGGCTGAGGGTGAGCACAGGAAATCCCAGGGCCGCAAGGAGTCCCACAAGACGCCCTTCCCCCATCACAGCTTTGAGATGCCCTACAGCAGCCAGTACCTGAACCCCGAGTACTCCCCGGTTCCTGACAAGAGGCGGGCAAAGCATGAGAGTTTAGATGACCTTCAAGCCTCCACATATTTTGGGCCCACTCCAGTGATGGGGCCCCAGGAGGCCCGGCGCTGTCCTGGCAAAACAGGCAAGCAGACCCCCTGGCCGGCCAAAAGCTGGAGCCTCAACACCGAAGAAGTTCCTGACTTTGAACGTTCCTTTTTCAACAGAAACCCCTCCGAGGAGAAGCTCCGTTATCCAAATTCCAATAGTCAGACACCCAACTTCCCAACCCCGGACAGATGCCCCGCTTACCTGACACCACAGGATCAACAGCCCATCCTCCCAGTCGGCTACTCAGCAAAGCCCAATGGGCTCAAATCTAAAGAGATTCCATCCCCTGTGGACCTGGAGAAGCCTGAACCAGTCAAAAAGTTTAAAGACAAGAGCATCAGCTGCACCAGTGGGCAGCTGAGCTCAGACACCAGCAGTGTGGGCACCCAGACTGACCTGCAcgttctggagcccaaaaaaggcAAGGACCTGTGCACTCCCGGGCAGGGCAAGTACAGTGACCGGCATGCAGTGAAGCATTCCGATGATGATTCGGAGGTGGTCAGTGACGACATCAGCGACATCTTCCGGTTTCTTGACGACATGAGCATCAGTGGCTCAACGGGGGTCATGCAGTCATCCTGCTACAACAGCACGGGGTCCCTATCTCAGCTTCACAAGTCGGACTGTGACAGTTCGCCAGAGCACCACCTCACCAGAATCGCCAATGGGCTCCCCAGCAGCCAAGGGGAGAAGGGCAGCCGGCCAGAAAACAGCCACCACTCAGAAGAGGAGCTGAAGACCAGCGTGTGCAAGCTGGTGCTCAGGATCGGGGAGATTGAACGGAAGCTCGAGTCACTATCGGGTGTGCGTGAGGAGATCTCCCAGGTCCTGGGCAAGCTCAATAAACTAGACCAGAAGATGCAGCAGCCCGAGAAGGTAAGCGTGCAGATAGACCTCAATTCTCTGACCAGTGAGGCTCCATCTGATGAGAGCGCCTCGCCCCGGATGTTCCGTGCCCACAAGGGTGCCCATGGGCCCAAGCTGGAGAATACGGCTGACTGGTGCTGCTCAGATGCCAGTGGGAGCAACAGCGAAAGCCTTCGTGTCCAGGCCTTAAAAAAAAGCCTCTTCACCAGGCCGTCTTCCAGGTCCCTGACAGAGGAGAACAGTGCCACAGAATCCAAGATTGCCAGCATCTCCAACTCACCCAGGGACTGGCGCACCATCACTTACTCCAACCGCATGGGCATCAGTGAGGAGGAGATCAAAGAGCGAGGTCCTGGAGACAGTAAAGACTGGCATCGGAAGTCTAAAGAG GCAGACAGGCAGTACGACATCCCCCCGCAGCACCGCCTGCCCAAGCAGCCCAAGGACGGCTTCCTGGTGGAGCAGGTGTTCAGCCCTCACCCCTACCCCGCCTCTCTCAAGGCCCACATGAAGAGCAACCCTCTGTACACGGACATGCGGCTCACGGAGCTGGCAGAGGTGAAGCGGGGCCAGCCTTCCTGGACCATCGAGGAGTATGCACGCAATTCGGGTGACAAGGGCAAGCTGACAGCCCTGGACCTGCAG